AAAGAAGAAGTTGACGACGAAAAAGTTGATGACGAAGAAGTTGACGATGAAGAAGTTGACGATGAAGAAGTTGATGACGAAGAAGTTGATGACGAAGTGACGGAAGGTTTAGATGAGTGTGGATGGTGGGGAGACCCTTTAAATCAGGCGGTAAAAGACGCAGCTTCTTATCAAGACAGGAATGAAGCCGAGAGGATCAGCCAGGGAGAACAATATTTATTAATGCGCAATTTATCTGACTTTGAAAAATGGAAGACTTCGGGGCCAGTGACAAATTCAGGGGCGTATGATTCAGAAGTGGATGATTCAGAAGTGGATGATTCAGGTAGGGTTATGGGCGCTTCCAATGTTGATAAAAATAAGAGGCCTCCTCTTTTGAAATCTCGAAGACCAGGGAAAAGAGTAGCAAGAGAAGCACAAGAAGCAGCAGAATCAATAGCAAAAGCAGCAGAAGAAGCAGCAGCAATAGCAAGAGCAGCAGCAATAGAAAAAGGAAAATCAGAAGAAGAAGCAGAAGAAGTAGCAGAAGCAGCACGAGCAGTATTCTTAGAAGAAGACAAAAAAGCAGATGCAGCAGCAGACGTAGCAATAGCAGCAGACGTAGCCCAAGTTGCTCTAAAAAAGTCCGGTAATGGAAAGGGGGAAAAAGTTGCCCGTTCAAGGCCTGGGATGAATCCTAGAACGCCATTTTCATCTGCCCGTTCATTTCCCCCTCGTCGTTCATTCCGGGTGAATTAACAACGGTAAGAGAAGGATTATCATAAAATAGTTTATATTTTAACATTGAAAACTATGCCAAATGAATCTATGGGGAATAATGAAGCAGACAAGAATTTGGAAAGTGGAGTTGAATCAGTTGTTTTTATGCCTAATGAGGCTCAGTCCCTTCCGGGCGTTGAAACGAAATCAGGTAATGATGGTTTGCGTTCCTTGTGTGTTTTGCAAAATTTAGGTCTTTTGTTGCCTATGCTGGAGAAAAGTGGTTCAGCAAGTACGAAGACTAAGAAGTCTTAATGAATTGAGAGTTTTTTTACCCCATCTCCCCGGGATCCACATCAATGGTCCAGTCTTTTTTGAGGCGGGTTTGGGAGAGGTAGGCGCGGAGGAGAGTTGAGGGGGTCGGGCCTTGGATATAAACGTGCCAGCGGTAGCGGTTGAATTTTTTCATGAGAAAAGCCGGGGCTGCGGAGATTGTGTGGCGGTTTTCGAGAGGAGAAATTTGGGTGTCGAGGGCTTGCAATTCTTTGGCCACGCGTTCGGCTTCTGTTGAACACTTTTTTTGATCATCATCTTTGAATGTGAGCTTAATGATGCGGCTAAATGGTGGATATTTTAATGATTTTCGGTTCGTGACTTCTTGATCGAAAAATCCATCGTAGTCGTGAGTGGAAGCAAAGCGAAGGCTCATGTGCTCGGGGTTGTAAGTTTGGATCACGACTTCGCCTTGGTCGTGCTTGCGACCCGCGCGTCCCGCGACCTGAGTGAGGAGTTGGAAAATGCGTTCGCTGGCTCGGAAATCCGGGATGTGCAACCCAATATCGGCCAACATCACGCCCACCAAAGCCACATCCGGAAGGTCTAGGCCTTTGCTCACCATTTGCGTGCCGATCAGGACGTCGGCTTCTTTGTCTTTGAGTGCGTAATACATGGATTTGAAACTGCCTTTTTTACCTGTGGTGTCGCGATCCGCGCGCAAAATTCGCAGGGTTGGGAAAAGTTTTTGCAATTCCTGTTCCACGCGTTCGGTTCCCGCTCCAATGAATTTGATGGCCACGCTTTGGCATTGAGGGCAGGTGACCGGGACTTTTTCATACAATCCGCAGTGATGGCACACGAGTTTTTCTCCGGTTTTGAATTGATGGTGGGTGAGGGCTACGTCGCAGGAGCGGCATTTCATTACAAAACCGCATTCGCGACAGAGCACGGCTGAGGCGTGCCCGCGCCGGTTCAAGAAAAGAATGGCCTGTTTTTTGGCGTCAAACGTGGCTTTTAATTTTTCCAAAAGCACGTCGCTGAATAGGCTGAAGTTTTTTTTGTGAAGTTCTTCGCGCATGTCTGCGATGTGTACGTGCGGAAGGAGGGTGCCGTGGATGCGTTCTTTGAGGGGGAAATAGCGGATTGGATAATAGGACGGGAAGGCTGTAGGCAAATTTTCCCCTTGGGCGCATGGGAGTCGGCCACTCGGATGCGTGATCCTCGTGTCCTCTTCCTTGAAAATGCGCCCAAAAGAAAAATTCGCCATGCCTTCCCTTGGTTTATCATCGATTGCCATATACCTCGTCTCCAAGCTTGGCGTTGCGCTTCCCATCACAATTTTGGCTCCGGTGAGTTTGCTGATTTCAAATGCCACGGTTCGTGCATGATAAAACGGGGTGCGATCCTGTTTGTAGCTCCATTCGTGTTCTTCATCGATGAGAATCAAGCCCGGATTTGAGACCGGTGCGAAAATCGAGGACCGGGATCCGATCACCACGTCGGCTTCGCCTTTTCGGATGCGCCACCATTCGCGTTCGCGTTCGCCGGCGCCGAGTGCGCTGTGCAGGACCGCGATTCTTCCTCTAAACGTGTGTGAAAAATAATCGATGAGTTGGGGAGTGAGTGCGATTTCCGGGGCAAGAAGAAGGGCTTGTTTCCCTTGTTCAACCACGGCTTTGGCCAGAGTGAGATAGATTTCGGTTTTGCCCGAGCCCGTGATGCCGTGAATGAGAAATTTTTTCGCGTCTTCGTCGTTCGTTTTTAAAATTTCATCCACAATGTATTGTTGCGGGGGAGTGAGCGTCTTGGCGAGAATCGGATTTTTTGAAAGGGGAATCGCATGGTCAACATAACGAATTTCGCCCTGTGATTTTTGAATGAGATTTTTTTGTTCCAGGCTTTTGAGTGTGGCCGATGAAAACGCTTGAAGCGCTTCCCGACTGAGTCGCGGATGTTGATCAAATAATTTGATCAGTTCGAGTTGTTTTTGGCCTAATTTCAATGAAATTGGTGTGTCAGTCCTTTCATAATAAATCGTGTACGGTGTCTTTTTTTTGGGATTCCAAACCGACGGGGGAAGCATGATTTTGAGTGTTTGATACAGCGGCGAAAAATAATAATTTGCCATCCATGTCGCGAGTTGAATTTGCCACGAATTGAGCAGGGGCTCGTCTTGTTTGGCGCGAAGAATGGGCTTGACCGCAAAGCTTGGTTTTTCGTTGTGAATTTTTACCACAATTCCGGTGGCACTGCGGTTGCGCAACGGTACCGTTACCGTGCTTCCGCATTGAATTTCGGTTTTAAGTTCCTCGGGCACGGCGTATGTCAGCGGTTTTTCCGCTCCTTGATTGGCGATGGGAAGAAGAATGTCTGCAAACATGGGGGTAAAATACCATAATTTTTTTATATTTGTTTTTTTTTGAGTTGAGTTAAAATGACTTTAGTTTGATTCGCTCCCTTATTTTTTTATTTTCCCTCTCATGCTTTCCTCTTTTTCTTTTGCCTTAAAAAGGCTGGGTTTGGTGTTGGCTCTTTCTCTGACAGGTGTTTTGGTGTTGGCTTCTCAAGCTTCGGCAATCACTTATACTACGGATATTTACACGGGCACTTATAAAATCAATGCGATTGATACGGATCATTTTACGTTGGAGTTCAGTCCCATGACGGATCGAGGGATGGATGAAGATGAAAACGGGGTGCCGGATCTTGTTGATAATATTGCGGATTATGCGGAAACCAGTTGGACGTATTTGGTGGATTATTCCGGGCTTCCTTCTCCTTTAGACGATCAAGTTAAGGTTTTGTTGCTTTTGGATGATTTGAATATGTATTTGATCCAGGATTCATTGGGAACCACCTCGATCATGGATGATGGGACGATTTATTTTGCCGTGGATCCATCGCTTTCCGATGCGTTGTTGAAAGTCACGGTGGCGCATGAGTTTATGCATGTGATTCAATTCAGTTATGAAGGGTATTATGCCGGGTATGAACAAGATGTGAATTTCGCGGAAATGACGGCGGTGTGGACGGAAAATTATGTGTATGCCGATGTGGACGATTATCTCAATTATTTGCCTTATTATTTTGACGATCCGGATTATTCGGTGTTCACCGGCGTGATTCCGGAGGGAAGTTTGTTTGAATACGCGTTGGGTGTGTGGCCGATTTTTGTGAGTGAATATGTGGGGGATTATGCGATCCTTCCGGAGGTTGTTGAAGCCTATTTTGCTTCGGATCCGGATGTATGGGATTGTTTTGAAGCGTTTGAAAGTACGTTGGCGAATTGGGGGTATGATCTTCCCTCTGTGTATCAGGATTTTATGGTGTGGAATTATATGCCGAACAGTTATTATTCGGACGGGTATTATTATCCGTGGCTCTCGGCTCACGCGTCGTACACCGTGGATGAATATCCTCTTTATTCCGCGTCGGTGGACAGTTGGGATTTGCCCGCTCTTTACGGGGCAAATTATTTGATGTTTGAAGTGGATTCAAGCATGGTTGGGAGTGATTTTTCCATTACATTTGATAAGCCGGTGGGAGTGAATTGGGGCGTGGTGATGCTTCCCGAATCGGCGGATTATTATTTGACTGAAGAGATGTATTACACGTCGCTTCCCGCGGAAGAGGATTTGGGCACGGTGGTGATGCCCCTTCATGAAGGGGATGTACAAATGACGGTCATGCTTTTTCCTTATTTTGAAACTCCGTGGACGATTGAAACCGAAGATGAGGCGTTCAGTATCGGGTATGAATATTATTATTCGGTGAATATCGGAGATTATTTAACCGAGGATGTTCCGGAAACATGGGGAGAAGAGGATTCGTGGATGGGTGAAGACCCTGTTGAGCCTACCGATGGAGAGGGAGATAAAACCGGAGACGAACCGGGTGAAAATTTACCCGAAGAAGTGACCGGCGAGACGGAGATGGATGCGCTAACGGTTTCGGAGCTTGCCATTACTTCACAAGGAGACAGTTCCGTGTCGTTGAGTTGGACGCGGGTGATGGATGACCGTGTGTCCGGGTATTACATCAATTATGGAACCGAAAGTGGAGTGTATGATTATTGGCAATTTGTAAGCGGAGGTTATATCACTCATTATACAATGGAGGATCTTTTGTCGGGCGTTACGTATTATTTTACGGTGACCGCTTATACCGAGGATTTGGGTGAAAGTGAGCCCAGCAATGAAGTGAGCGCCACCTTTGAAAAATTGCATTATTCGGATGTGGTGGAATCACATCCCAATTATTATGCGCTTAAATTTTTGACGTATGAGGGAGTGCTTGAGGGATATCCGGACGGGACTTTCCGACCGAATGCGGAAATCAATCGTGCGGAGTTGTTAAAAGTGTTGGTGTACAGTTGGTACGATGGAATGCCTGATAAGACTTTGTATAAAAATTGTTTTAATGATGTGGCGAGTGAGTGGTTTGCGCCGTACGTGTGTTATGCCAAGGAGTTGGGTTGGGTGGAAGGGTATGCGGATGGAGGATTTCATCCGGATTCGACAGTGACCAAGGGTGAGGCTTTAAAAATGATCATGAAATATTGGGAAGTGGAATTGCCCGCTGTCGCGGATGTTTCCGGTTTGCCCTATGATGATGTGTACGCCGCGATTTGGTATGCACCGT
This genomic interval from Candidatus Gracilibacteria bacterium contains the following:
- the priA gene encoding primosomal protein N', with amino-acid sequence MFADILLPIANQGAEKPLTYAVPEELKTEIQCGSTVTVPLRNRSATGIVVKIHNEKPSFAVKPILRAKQDEPLLNSWQIQLATWMANYYFSPLYQTLKIMLPPSVWNPKKKTPYTIYYERTDTPISLKLGQKQLELIKLFDQHPRLSREALQAFSSATLKSLEQKNLIQKSQGEIRYVDHAIPLSKNPILAKTLTPPQQYIVDEILKTNDEDAKKFLIHGITGSGKTEIYLTLAKAVVEQGKQALLLAPEIALTPQLIDYFSHTFRGRIAVLHSALGAGEREREWWRIRKGEADVVIGSRSSIFAPVSNPGLILIDEEHEWSYKQDRTPFYHARTVAFEISKLTGAKIVMGSATPSLETRYMAIDDKPREGMANFSFGRIFKEEDTRITHPSGRLPCAQGENLPTAFPSYYPIRYFPLKERIHGTLLPHVHIADMREELHKKNFSLFSDVLLEKLKATFDAKKQAILFLNRRGHASAVLCRECGFVMKCRSCDVALTHHQFKTGEKLVCHHCGLYEKVPVTCPQCQSVAIKFIGAGTERVEQELQKLFPTLRILRADRDTTGKKGSFKSMYYALKDKEADVLIGTQMVSKGLDLPDVALVGVMLADIGLHIPDFRASERIFQLLTQVAGRAGRKHDQGEVVIQTYNPEHMSLRFASTHDYDGFFDQEVTNRKSLKYPPFSRIIKLTFKDDDQKKCSTEAERVAKELQALDTQISPLENRHTISAAPAFLMKKFNRYRWHVYIQGPTPSTLLRAYLSQTRLKKDWTIDVDPGEMG
- a CDS encoding S-layer homology domain-containing protein, which translates into the protein MLSSFSFALKRLGLVLALSLTGVLVLASQASAITYTTDIYTGTYKINAIDTDHFTLEFSPMTDRGMDEDENGVPDLVDNIADYAETSWTYLVDYSGLPSPLDDQVKVLLLLDDLNMYLIQDSLGTTSIMDDGTIYFAVDPSLSDALLKVTVAHEFMHVIQFSYEGYYAGYEQDVNFAEMTAVWTENYVYADVDDYLNYLPYYFDDPDYSVFTGVIPEGSLFEYALGVWPIFVSEYVGDYAILPEVVEAYFASDPDVWDCFEAFESTLANWGYDLPSVYQDFMVWNYMPNSYYSDGYYYPWLSAHASYTVDEYPLYSASVDSWDLPALYGANYLMFEVDSSMVGSDFSITFDKPVGVNWGVVMLPESADYYLTEEMYYTSLPAEEDLGTVVMPLHEGDVQMTVMLFPYFETPWTIETEDEAFSIGYEYYYSVNIGDYLTEDVPETWGEEDSWMGEDPVEPTDGEGDKTGDEPGENLPEEVTGETEMDALTVSELAITSQGDSSVSLSWTRVMDDRVSGYYINYGTESGVYDYWQFVSGGYITHYTMEDLLSGVTYYFTVTAYTEDLGESEPSNEVSATFEKLHYSDVVESHPNYYALKFLTYEGVLEGYPDGTFRPNAEINRAELLKVLVYSWYDGMPDKTLYKNCFNDVASEWFAPYVCYAKELGWVEGYADGGFHPDSTVTKGEALKMIMKYWEVELPAVADVSGLPYDDVYAAIWYAPYVEKAYELGILEETGGMFGGTELRTRAAVCEELFRLFVVGFMGAEQYNQASLDAFLEGWGEFFL